Proteins encoded by one window of Rhodamnia argentea isolate NSW1041297 chromosome 6, ASM2092103v1, whole genome shotgun sequence:
- the LOC115746083 gene encoding pyridoxal 5'-phosphate synthase subunit PDX1.3-like, with translation MEGSGVVTVYGNGAIAETTKKSTFSVKVGLAQMLRGGVIMDVVNAEQARIAEEAGACAVMALERVPADIRAQGGVARMSDPQLIKEIKNAVTIPVMAKARIGHFVEAQILEALGIDYVDESEVLTVADEDNHINKHNFRVPFVCGCRNLGEALRRIREGAAMIRTKGEAGTGNVVEAVRHVRSVMGDIRVLRNMDDDEVFAFAKKIAAPYDLVMQTKQLGRLPVVQFAAGGVATPADAALMMQLGCDGVFVGSGVFKSGDPAKRAKAIVQAVTHYTDPELLGEVSCGLGEAMVGINLNDEKVERYANRSD, from the coding sequence ATGGAGGGTTCGGGCGTAGTCACCGTGTACGGCAACGGCGCCATAGCCGAGACCACCAAGAAATCCACCTTCTCCGTCAAAGTGGGCCTCGCCCAGATGCTCCGTGGCGGCGTCATCATGGACGTCGTCAACGCCGAGCAGGCCCGCATCGCCGAGGAAGCCGGCGCGTGTGCCGTCATGGCCCTGGAGCGCGTCCCCGCTGACATCCGCGCCCAGGGCGGCGTCGCCCGCATGAGCGACCCTCAGCTCATCAAGGAGATCAAGAACGCCGTCACCATCCCGGTCATGGCCAAGGCCCGGATCGGCCACTTCGTCGAGGCCCAGATCCTGGAGGCGCTCGGCATCGACTACGTGGACGAGAGCGAGGTCCTCACCGTCGCCGACGAGGACAACCACATCAACAAGCACAACTTCCGGGTACCCTTCGTCTGCGGCTGCCGGAACCTCGGGGAGGCGCTGCGGCGGATCCGCGAGGGGGCGGCGATGATCAGGACCAAGGGCGAGGCCGGGACGGGGAACGTCGTGGAGGCGGTGAGGCACGTGAGGTCGGTGATGGGGGACATAAGGGTGCTGCGCAACATGGACGACGACGAGGTGTTCGCGTTCGCGAAGAAAATCGCTGCGCCGTACGACCTGGTGATGCAGACCAAGCAGCTGGGGAGGCTGCCGGTGGTGCAGTTCGCGGCTGGAGGAGTGGCGACGCCGGCGGACGCGGCGCTGATGATGCAGCTGGGGTGCGACGGGGTGTTCGTGGGGTCGGGGGTTTTCAAGAGCGGCGACCCGGCCAAGAGGGCGAAGGCGATCGTGCAGGCGGTGACGCACTACACCGACCCGGAGTTGCTGGGGGAGGTGAGCTGTGGGTTGGGGGAGGCCATGGTTGGCATCAATTTGAACGATGAGAAGGTCGAGAGGTACGCCAATCGATCGGACTGA